In a single window of the Neosynechococcus sphagnicola sy1 genome:
- a CDS encoding NADAR family protein, translated as MTIYFYKAEAAYGCFSNFSLHGIYLQGQYWPTVEHYYQAQKFVGTPDVAMTAVIQLAPTPMKAAALGRDRDRCIRSDWEQVKYPIMCQAVLTKFLCHPEIQGVLLATGEVELVENSPTDYYWGCGADRTGQNQLGNILMGVRQEIRERLLLGCQP; from the coding sequence ATGACCATCTATTTCTATAAAGCAGAAGCGGCCTACGGTTGTTTTTCCAACTTTTCCCTCCATGGTATTTATCTTCAGGGGCAATACTGGCCCACGGTGGAGCATTACTATCAGGCACAAAAGTTTGTCGGGACTCCAGACGTTGCCATGACGGCAGTGATTCAGTTAGCTCCCACGCCGATGAAAGCTGCCGCATTGGGGCGCGATCGCGATCGCTGTATTCGGAGTGATTGGGAGCAGGTGAAGTATCCGATCATGTGTCAGGCAGTACTGACCAAGTTTCTCTGCCATCCCGAAATTCAAGGGGTTTTGCTGGCAACAGGAGAGGTAGAATTAGTGGAAAACTCACCGACGGATTACTACTGGGGTTGCGGAGCCGATCGCACAGGACAAAACCAGCTGGGTAACATCCTGATGGGAGTTCGCCAAGAAATTCGAGAGCGCTTACTGCTGGGCTGTCAGCCCTAA
- the gmd gene encoding GDP-mannose 4,6-dehydratase: MNHKRALISGITGQDGAYLAEFLLDKGYEVHGIKRRASLFNTDRIDHLYQDPHVENRRLVLHYGDLTDSTNLIRIVQDVQPDEIYNLGAQSHVQVSFESPEYTANADGIGTLRLLEAMRILGLEHTTRFYQASTSELYGLVQEIPQTEKTPFYPRSPYAVAKMYAYWITVNYREAYGMYACNGILFNHESPLRGETFVTRKITRALSRIKLGLQDCLYLGNLDALRDWGHARDYVEMQWLMLQQQQPEDFVIATGQQYSVRQFVSRAADYLGIPLDWQGEGIDTQGVDRRSGKTIVAVDGRYFRPTEVETLLGDPSKAKEKLGWQPQTSFEQLVEEMVIEDLKLAERDALI, from the coding sequence ATGAATCATAAACGGGCATTAATTTCTGGCATTACGGGTCAGGATGGTGCTTATCTAGCGGAATTTCTGCTAGATAAAGGCTACGAAGTTCACGGGATCAAGCGTCGAGCCTCACTATTCAATACCGATCGCATCGACCATCTGTACCAAGATCCCCACGTTGAGAATCGTCGCTTAGTGCTGCACTATGGGGATCTGACTGACTCCACGAACCTGATCCGCATTGTTCAGGATGTGCAGCCCGACGAAATTTATAACCTGGGTGCCCAGAGCCACGTTCAGGTCTCCTTTGAAAGCCCAGAATATACCGCGAATGCGGATGGGATTGGCACCCTACGCCTGCTAGAAGCCATGCGGATTCTGGGACTTGAGCATACAACCCGCTTCTATCAAGCTTCTACCTCTGAACTATACGGCCTGGTTCAGGAAATTCCCCAGACTGAGAAGACGCCATTTTATCCCCGCAGCCCCTACGCCGTCGCGAAGATGTACGCTTACTGGATCACAGTCAACTATCGAGAAGCCTACGGCATGTACGCCTGCAATGGCATCTTGTTTAACCATGAGTCGCCCCTGCGGGGAGAAACCTTTGTCACCCGCAAGATTACCCGTGCCTTATCGCGGATTAAACTAGGTCTGCAAGACTGTCTGTATCTGGGGAATTTAGATGCCCTCCGCGACTGGGGGCACGCCCGCGATTACGTTGAAATGCAATGGCTGATGTTACAACAGCAGCAGCCTGAGGATTTTGTCATTGCCACGGGTCAGCAGTACTCAGTCCGCCAGTTTGTCAGTCGTGCTGCCGATTATCTCGGCATCCCCCTAGACTGGCAAGGCGAGGGCATTGACACCCAGGGGGTGGATCGTCGCAGCGGTAAAACCATTGTTGCTGTGGATGGGCGTTACTTTCGTCCCACAGAAGTTGAAACCCTCCTCGGTGACCCCAGTAAAGCCAAGGAAAAACTCGGTTGGCAGCCCCAAACAAGTTTTGAGCAGTTAGTCGAAGAAATGGTAATCGAAGATTTGAAATTGGCGGAGCGGGATGCTCTGATTTAA
- the fcl gene encoding GDP-L-fucose synthase, translating to MERHSRIFVAGHRGLVGGTIVRDLQQRGYTQLLTARRDELDLTRQASVDRWMAQQQPEYIFLAAAKVGGIYANNTYPADFIRDNLQIQTHIIDAAYRYGCSKLLFLGSSCIYPKFAPQPMPEDCLLTGALEPTNEWYAIAKIAGIKMCQAYRQQYGFDAICLMPTNLYGPGDNFHPQNSHVLPALLRRFQEAAESAAPTVVCWGTGEPRREFLYVEDLADACHFLMQSYSSPDIVNVGVGSDISIRELAALVGQTVGYKGAILWDSSKPDGTARKLMDVSRLKGLGWQAQTSLAEGLRRTHNWFLSHRQQEARL from the coding sequence ATGGAACGGCATTCACGGATCTTTGTTGCAGGTCATCGAGGTCTGGTGGGGGGGACAATTGTTCGTGATTTGCAACAGCGTGGCTATACCCAATTACTCACGGCCAGAAGGGATGAACTGGATCTAACCCGTCAAGCCTCGGTGGATCGGTGGATGGCACAACAGCAACCCGAGTATATTTTCTTGGCTGCCGCAAAGGTTGGAGGAATTTATGCAAATAATACCTATCCAGCGGATTTTATTCGTGACAACCTGCAAATTCAGACCCATATAATTGATGCTGCCTACCGCTATGGGTGCAGTAAACTATTGTTCTTAGGGTCTAGCTGTATCTATCCGAAGTTTGCCCCCCAACCGATGCCAGAAGATTGTCTGCTAACGGGGGCACTGGAACCGACCAATGAGTGGTATGCCATTGCCAAAATCGCCGGCATTAAAATGTGTCAGGCATACCGTCAGCAGTATGGTTTCGATGCAATTTGCTTGATGCCAACAAATCTCTACGGCCCTGGGGACAATTTTCATCCCCAGAATAGTCATGTTCTCCCGGCTCTCCTGCGCCGCTTTCAGGAAGCAGCAGAGAGTGCTGCTCCAACGGTAGTCTGCTGGGGGACGGGTGAGCCTCGGCGGGAATTTCTCTATGTTGAGGACTTAGCGGATGCCTGTCACTTTCTGATGCAGTCCTACAGTAGTCCTGATATTGTCAATGTTGGGGTTGGCTCCGATATTTCTATCCGCGAACTGGCAGCGTTGGTTGGGCAGACCGTTGGCTACAAGGGTGCAATTCTCTGGGACAGCAGTAAGCCCGATGGTACCGCCCGAAAACTGATGGATGTATCTCGCCTCAAGGGGTTGGGCTGGCAGGCGCAAACCTCTTTAGCAGAAGGGTTACGCCGCACCCACAACTGGTTTTTGAGCCATCGTCAACAGGAAGCTCGGCTCTAA
- a CDS encoding EF-hand domain-containing protein → MDRNSDGVVEYETDLLEVAKLIAQRKFPEATPDYQELFDLLARTYNWENTRRDLDHDGKVTPNEFIQGHEQLAKQMAAHPSEGIAFIAKAAGGFFDILDLDGDGYLSLADVQDYADAYCKGGDWVAANFTQLLDSAAAGDASTLGMSKALFLELVRQFWFESDQTLPGSHLFGQPAETSW, encoded by the coding sequence ATGGATCGCAACAGCGATGGCGTTGTCGAATACGAAACTGATCTCCTAGAGGTAGCAAAGCTGATCGCCCAACGGAAGTTTCCAGAAGCGACACCGGACTATCAGGAATTGTTTGATCTGCTGGCTCGAACCTATAACTGGGAGAACACCCGCCGCGATCTTGACCATGACGGTAAGGTGACTCCCAATGAATTCATTCAGGGACACGAGCAGCTTGCTAAGCAGATGGCCGCTCACCCTTCAGAAGGCATTGCTTTCATCGCCAAGGCCGCAGGGGGCTTTTTCGATATTTTAGATCTGGATGGAGATGGCTATCTCTCCCTTGCGGATGTCCAGGATTATGCCGATGCATACTGCAAGGGAGGGGACTGGGTAGCCGCTAACTTTACCCAATTGCTTGACAGTGCAGCGGCGGGCGATGCTTCCACGCTGGGGATGTCAAAGGCTCTGTTTTTAGAATTAGTCAGACAGTTCTGGTTTGAGTCCGATCAAACACTGCCGGGAAGCCATCTGTTTGGTCAACCCGCTGAAACTAGCTGGTAA
- a CDS encoding aromatic ring-hydroxylating oxygenase subunit alpha translates to MLATAQPVLRRFWYPVIPLSYLDAGPQPFTLLGEPLVIWLDQNGKPAAVYDSCCHRQSKLSRGIVVDGNIRCPYHGWQFAPNGQCVVVPQQPQSPIPESYRVGSYPCEERYGYVWVCLSEAPLDVIPDFSEAHDPNYRIIHAFYEVWNCGGLRLMENAFDHGHHHFVHNGSLGDRLNPVPLPYDDLQETERGIYFESPLYTHNNERLQKSVHISDSSIQLKRQVDWYLPFGMYAQMTLPNGLIHTVVMYATPITDDQTQVVRFYFRNDTEADTPAADAIAFERRVLNEDRAVLEATNYDAPLDLRAEVHISTDKPGMLMRRKLAALLSAHGETEQLRRGIHAFPA, encoded by the coding sequence ATGCTCGCCACTGCTCAGCCCGTCCTCCGCCGATTTTGGTATCCGGTCATTCCCCTTAGCTATCTAGACGCAGGGCCGCAGCCCTTTACCCTGCTCGGTGAACCACTGGTGATCTGGCTGGATCAAAATGGTAAACCTGCGGCGGTTTATGACTCCTGCTGCCATCGGCAGTCCAAACTCTCCCGAGGTATCGTGGTCGATGGCAATATTCGCTGTCCCTATCACGGTTGGCAATTTGCCCCCAACGGTCAATGTGTGGTGGTACCCCAGCAGCCCCAAAGCCCCATCCCCGAGAGTTACCGGGTGGGCAGCTATCCCTGTGAGGAACGCTACGGTTATGTCTGGGTTTGCCTCAGCGAAGCGCCACTGGATGTAATTCCTGATTTTTCGGAAGCCCATGATCCCAACTATCGGATCATTCACGCCTTTTACGAGGTCTGGAATTGCGGCGGACTCCGCCTGATGGAAAATGCCTTCGACCACGGGCACCATCATTTTGTCCACAATGGTTCCCTCGGCGATCGCCTAAATCCGGTGCCGCTGCCCTACGACGACCTCCAGGAGACGGAGCGAGGCATTTATTTCGAGTCGCCCCTCTACACCCACAACAACGAGCGACTGCAAAAGAGTGTCCACATCAGCGACTCCAGCATCCAGTTAAAGCGCCAAGTTGACTGGTATTTACCCTTTGGGATGTATGCTCAGATGACCTTGCCCAATGGGCTGATCCATACCGTGGTGATGTATGCGACCCCAATTACCGATGACCAAACCCAGGTGGTGCGGTTTTACTTCCGTAATGACACCGAGGCAGATACCCCCGCAGCGGATGCGATCGCCTTTGAACGCCGCGTGCTGAACGAAGATCGAGCCGTGCTAGAAGCAACGAACTACGATGCCCCCCTGGATCTGCGGGCAGAGGTGCACATCTCCACGGATAAGCCGGGAATGTTGATGCGCCGTAAGTTAGCTGCCCTCTTAAGTGCCCATGGTGAAACCGAGCAGCTGCGCAGAGGCATCCATGCTTTCCCTGCCTGA
- a CDS encoding DUF4926 domain-containing protein, producing MNSTAKLLDVVALTVDLPQYNLWRGQVGTVVEILANGTAFEVEFSDRNGRTYESLGLRPEQIMVLHFEPTSPDKKRCNSRSISSPTIQMQRTDEHRQCIAKGNCRR from the coding sequence ATGAATAGTACAGCCAAGTTGTTGGATGTTGTGGCTTTGACGGTTGATCTACCTCAATACAACCTGTGGCGAGGTCAGGTAGGGACTGTGGTTGAGATATTAGCAAATGGCACGGCGTTTGAAGTTGAGTTCAGCGATCGCAACGGGCGAACCTACGAGTCGTTAGGGTTACGACCAGAGCAAATAATGGTTTTACATTTTGAGCCAACATCACCTGATAAAAAACGCTGCAATAGTCGTAGCATAAGCAGTCCAACAATTCAAATGCAGCGGACGGACGAACATCGCCAATGCATTGCGAAAGGGAACTGCCGCCGCTGA
- a CDS encoding DUF6883 domain-containing protein has protein sequence MPIPNAEKAVVDIRKLRDYCLNPEHDDGKHKARLFSSILGMTTDNAEELRQILLEVVKRMF, from the coding sequence ATGCCCATTCCAAATGCCGAAAAAGCTGTGGTTGATATTCGTAAACTTCGTGACTATTGCCTAAATCCAGAACACGACGATGGGAAACACAAAGCTCGGCTTTTTTCCTCAATTCTTGGGATGACTACTGATAATGCCGAAGAATTGCGTCAAATTCTGTTGGAGGTCGTTAAGAGGATGTTTTAA
- a CDS encoding cold shock domain-containing protein, with protein MKPALQKGQLTTWKDDRGFGFIKPDNGVKEVFLHISALKGASLRPKVGDTILYEKVAEPDGKIRAARASIKGVVPQPLPTKRKNRKGSLLETFVGVVILAAIALITMQFSRSRSPSPITSITQPGCVIKGNISIEAGNKLYHLPGMQDYKSTVIDPVTGERWFCSESEAISNGWRKAPR; from the coding sequence ATGAAACCTGCTTTACAGAAGGGGCAACTAACAACTTGGAAGGATGACAGAGGCTTTGGTTTCATTAAGCCAGATAATGGTGTAAAAGAAGTTTTTTTGCATATCAGTGCGCTGAAAGGTGCAAGTCTTCGTCCAAAGGTTGGAGACACGATCCTATACGAGAAAGTTGCTGAGCCTGATGGTAAGATACGTGCTGCCAGAGCCTCTATTAAAGGTGTTGTACCTCAACCTTTGCCTACTAAAAGGAAAAACAGAAAAGGTAGTTTGCTCGAAACTTTTGTTGGTGTTGTCATTCTAGCTGCCATCGCTTTGATTACAATGCAGTTTAGTCGTAGCCGTTCTCCCTCGCCAATCACGTCTATTACGCAGCCCGGTTGTGTGATTAAAGGCAATATTTCAATTGAGGCAGGAAACAAGTTGTATCACCTTCCAGGTATGCAAGATTACAAGTCAACTGTTATTGATCCAGTAACTGGAGAGAGATGGTTTTGCTCAGAGTCAGAGGCGATCTCCAACGGTTGGCGTAAAGCACCAAGGTAG